Part of the bacterium genome, GACACATAGTAAGTCGCGCAATACCCATTGGTTGCTGATAAAATCAAAAAAGTTAAAAAGACAGCTAAACTCATCCGCTTAATGAGAACTGCGCGTTTAGACATAAAAGCCTCCCAATTACATTTTTAAAACTTAATAACGATAATTTATAATGTATTACCTTTATAAAATTGATTGGAAATCAGCCGTGTTTTCCCAATCTTTTAATTTTCTAAATGCACAGTCCCGTCAGGGTTGAAGGCATGGGTAATATCTACATAGATATCTCCCTCTTCTTCAGGCATTATTGAAATTTGTTTGATTTTTCCAAAAACTAGATCTCCATCCATGTTCTCAGCTTTCCTTAATCTCAGTTTAAAATAATACTTTCTCTCTATATATCCCTTATCCCCAGCTTCAGTTAATATATCACTTACATTAAATATCAACTCTCTCTGGTATCCTGTTTCAGGGGCATCTCTCATTATATAATCTGTATAATTTGCATATTCTGTAGGCTGGAACTCCACAAACCCGCCTTCTTCATCAGATGTCCACACCTTAAATTGCCAGTCATTTATATCATCTGAACCGTTGTCTATCACTTCAAACCTTATATCCGCGTATTCATCCATATATTCAGGCGGTATCATTGTCCATCCAACCATCTGATCCCTGTAGAGATTTAGCCCAACAAGACTTTTCGCAGGAGATACCGCAAATCTTTTATATCCCCCCTTTAAATCATATAACTGGCCTTTGGGGATAAGAACTATTGTTTCCTCTTTTTCTGTCCCGTCTTCAGCATGATGAATACTTCCCCACTTCATATAATATTCAGGTTGATATATGCTAAATTCTATTCCTGTTCCCGTCCCCTCAATCGTAAAATTGCCGCTTGCATCTGTATATACCTCGCCACGGGTCACGTCTGTTCTTGCCATCCCGTAATTCAAATAATTCACCTCATACTTTATACACACTCCCGCAACAGGATTATTGTTTGTATCAACCAGAGCCCCAATGTATGTCATTAGTTTATTCGCTTCCGCGCTCGCCTGCTCCCACTGCTCTCTTTGCCATTGAATTGTTTCTTCTTCAGTCCATGCAAATACAATTGTCGTAATGCTCATCATAGCTATTAATAATATCAATACCTTTTTCATCAGTTCTCTCCTTGCAATTTTGGTATTCCT contains:
- a CDS encoding transthyretin-like family protein, which translates into the protein MKKVLILLIAMMSITTIVFAWTEEETIQWQREQWEQASAEANKLMTYIGALVDTNNNPVAGVCIKYEVNYLNYGMARTDVTRGEVYTDASGNFTIEGTGTGIEFSIYQPEYYMKWGSIHHAEDGTEKEETIVLIPKGQLYDLKGGYKRFAVSPAKSLVGLNLYRDQMVGWTMIPPEYMDEYADIRFEVIDNGSDDINDWQFKVWTSDEEGGFVEFQPTEYANYTDYIMRDAPETGYQRELIFNVSDILTEAGDKGYIERKYYFKLRLRKAENMDGDLVFGKIKQISIMPEEEGDIYVDITHAFNPDGTVHLEN